A window of Nomascus leucogenys isolate Asia chromosome 19, Asia_NLE_v1, whole genome shotgun sequence genomic DNA:
GCTGCTATTTCAGTGGGAGGCATTCCTTCCCTTACTGTGGGGGTGACAGTGGCAATGTGCCTGTCCACAGGGAATCATAGGGAGGGTTTGGGACTCTGAACCTGCAGCCACCTGCGTCTACCTAACTGTGGCCTATGGAGAGGACATGGGCtggagggtgtggggagggaaTCCGCCCAGTGTGAACTGCACAGGTTGGCTTGGGGGACTCCCAGCTCACCAGCCTCTAGCATCCCCACCACCCAGTAGGATGACACATGTGAAAACACCTGCCATGCTGCCTTCGTGATACACGTTGAGGGCGCATTTCACCTTCAATCATTTATATCCCAGCCAGGGCACCCTGCTGAGTTCCAAAGGCCTCTGTCCCAATTTCCCTCCTACTTTCTGTTTTTCCCCAACGCAGAACAGCCAGTTCCAAGACCCAGGCCCAGACCCACGCCGACCATGCTGGAAGTACAGGCAGTATTCCTTGGGTCTGCTGCCCAGTGTCTGCTCTGGCTGCTCAGCCCTGTGACGCACCCTACCTGGTGTAGGAATACTTGTTGTTGCTTCTGTTGTACAGCAGCTTCACCACGGGCTGTGAAGGAGTTCAGAGTGAGGGCCAGGCCAGAGGACCGGCATCCCCGGCCCGCATCCCTCAGAGGTCCTGGTACCTTGGTGGAGGATTCGATGAGCCGCTCCTCCTCCTTTAGGGATGTGATGATGGGGATGTTGCACACAGGCTGGTAGGAGTCCTTCTTGTCCTGCGCGACACAGAACAGAGAACTCTCTTTAGGATCTTCTGCTTCCGAAGCTTGGCGAGGTACCTCTGGAGCCCCTCTGCCATGGCCACCTGCTGCTTGGTGAGGAAGTGTCAGATACAGATCATGAGGCCCCTGGCAATAGAAACTGCCAGCTGGAAAGCAGACCCTCAGTTAGAAAACCCAAgatccaggccgggtgcggtagctcacacctgtaatcccagcactttgggaggctgaggcaggcagatcacttgagcccaagagtttgagaccagcctggaaaacatggtgaaacctcatctctacaaaaaatacaaagattagccaggtgccatggcgcatgcctgtattcccagctactctgaaggctaaatcacgagaatcacttgaacccaggaggcagaagttgcagtgagccgagatcgcaccactgcactccagcctgggtgacaggagtgaaaccctgtctcaaaaaacaaaaaaacaaaaacatccccTAAAATCCAGGTAGCAAAGCATAGAAACCAGAAGCAGGGCCTACTCACGCTGCCAAGTGTGAACACCTGGCTGCCAGGTTGGTGGGCCTGGGTGGCATCCCACTTGTCTCATTAGGTTTGCACTCCTCAACCACACCTCCCACACAACCTGCCAGGAACCAGAGTCCTCCATCCCACAAGGGGGCAACCCCTGACTTTGTCTGCCCACTCTGCTCCACCTCACCCATGTACCTGCAGGGCACTCTGGCACATGTTCACCAGCCCCTGGATGAGGTAATACTTTGCTTCAGCCATCAATTCCTTGATTTCTTGCCGGTTCTGAGGGAGGGTGATGGTGTCATCTCGGAGGTAATTCAAAATGGTGCCAAAGTGCTTTCCACAACGGTCTATGAGGATCCAGCCTAGGGGTGCAGAAGGCCCTACAGGGTTAGTTTGCCACCAGGTACCTCCGAGGCAGGCAAAGGCCACCTGACGAGCCGGCAGCAGGTGGCAGGGAAGGGGGTCCACGAGCACAAAGCCCTCGCGCAGGGTGACAGAGGCAGGGATGGATGTTCTAGCACTCAGGGCCATGGCTGCTCTTCACCCTTCCTCTCTGAATCCCAGAACTGGCACATCCCACAGGGGATACAGCCCTCCAGGCTGTAGAGGCCACAGGGGCCTAGGCTCAGGGCACCAGGCCCAGCCCAACACAGAAATCACCAGCCGCTGCTGGCCTTCTGCCCGCTGCCCAGTCTTAAGGTGAcggctcctatgagaatctcgtcctatttaaatattttaaaagtatggcTCTTCTTCCTGGAAAATGCATACACACAGCATTCCATATacaatttcacagaattctgaaGCTCTACTAGGGACTCCAGGTGAAGACACCCTACATAAGGTGAAGAGGAAAAGTGACTGACTTCTGACTTCTAGATCTGGTCATTGCCGTGGGAACCCCTCCGGCCCTCCCCACCCCGAGCAGCAAGCCCCAGTGCCTCACCTTCTTTGTCGGTCAGCACCTCCATGCGCCCGCTGAACATGGCCTTGAGCATGGTGTCGTGGCGGGTCAGGGCCCGCACGGTGGTGTAGTACAGAGAGCCGCCCACGTTGAGCTGGACATACTTGTTGCCCAACCCTCCTCCCTTGAAGCCACTGAGCTTGGGCTTGGCCCCTGAGGCCGGGCACAGGCAGGTATCCCCCGACATCTGCCGCTGCAGGTAGATCACCACACGGCAGGAGGTAGGCTTGGAAGGCTCCGCCGTGGTGGAAAGGGTCACGAGTGAGTGGCCAGTGGAGGCCAGAGCCTCATACTCTCAGTGCTGTACATGGGAGACAGGAGAAGAC
This region includes:
- the TNFAIP1 gene encoding BTB/POZ domain-containing adapter for CUL3-mediated RhoA degradation protein 2, translating into MSGDTCLCPASGAKPKLSGFKGGGLGNKYVQLNVGGSLYYTTVRALTRHDTMLKAMFSGRMEVLTDKEGWILIDRCGKHFGTILNYLRDDTITLPQNRQEIKELMAEAKYYLIQGLVNMCQSALQDKKDSYQPVCNIPIITSLKEEERLIESSTKPVVKLLYNRSNNKYSYTSNSDDHLLKNIELFDKLSLRFNGRVLFIKDVIGDEICCWSFYGQGRKLAEVCCTSIVYATEKKQTKVEFPEARIYEETLNVLLYETPRVPDNSLLEATSRSRSQASPSEDEETFELRDRVRRIHVKRYSTYDDRQLGHQSTHRD